A region from the Lagopus muta isolate bLagMut1 chromosome 27, bLagMut1 primary, whole genome shotgun sequence genome encodes:
- the OGDH gene encoding 2-oxoglutarate dehydrogenase complex component E1 isoform X4 produces the protein MFNLRTCAAKLRPLTASQTVKTISQQRPAAPRTFHPIRCYSAPVAAEPFLSGTSSNYVEEMYYAWLENPKSVHKSWDIFFRNANAGAAPGTAYQSPPPLSSSLSTLSQAQFLVQAQPNVDKLVEDHLAVQSLIRAYQVRGHHIAKLDPLGISCVNFDDAPVTVSPNVGFYGLDESDLDKVFHLPTTTFIGGNESALPLREIIRRLEMAYCQHIGVEFMFINDLEQCQWIRQKFETPGIMQFSNEEKRTLLARLVRSTRFEEFLHRKWSSEKRFGLEGCEVLIPALKTIIDKSSEKGVDYVIMGMPHRGRLNVLANVIRKELEQIFCQFDSKLEAADEGSGDVKYHLGMYHRRINRVTDRNITLSLVANPSHLEAADPVVQGKTKAEQFYCGDTEGKKVMSILLHGDAAFAGQGIVYETFHLSDLPSYTTHGTVHVVVNNQIGFTTDPRMARSSPYPTDVARVVNAPIFHVNADDPEAVVYVCNVAAEWRSTFHKDVVVDLVCYRRNGHNEMDEPMFTQPLMYKQIRKQKPVLQKYAELLISQGVVNQPEYEEEIAKYDKICEEAHARSKDEKILHIKHWLDSPWPGFFTLDGQPRSMSCPSTGLNEEDLTHIGQVASSVPVEDFTIHGGLSRILKTRGEMVKNRTVDWALAEYMAFGSLLKEGIHIRLSGQDVERGTFSHRHHVLHDQNVDKRTCIPMNHLWPNQAPYTVCNSSLSEYGVLGFELGFAMASPNALVLWEAQFGDFHNTAQCIIDQFICPGQAKWVRQNGIVLLLPHGMEGMGPEHSSARPERFLQMCNDDPDVFPKLDDFDVRQLYDCNWIVVNCSTPANFFHVLRRQILLPFRKPLIIFTPKSLLRHPEARSSFDDMLPGTNFLRVIPDSGPAAQNPQSVRRLLFCTGKVYYDLTRERKARNMEADVAITRVEQLSPFPFDLLQKEAQKYPNAELVWCQEEHKNQGYYDYVKPRLRTTINRAKPVWYAGREPAAAPATGNKKTHLTELQRLLDTAFNLDAFKDLA, from the exons TAGTTCAAACTATGTGGAGGAAATGTACTATGCGTGGCTGGAAAATCCCAAAAGTGTACATAAG tcATGGGACATCTTCTTTCGCAACGCCAACGCcggagcagctccaggcactGCTTACCAAAGCCCCCCTCCGCTGAGCTCCAGCCTTTCCACGCTGTCCCAAGCACAGTTCCTGGTTCAGGCACAGCCCAACGTAGACAAGCTGGTGGAAGACCATCTGGCAGTGCAATCTCTTATCAGGGCATATCAG GTCAGGGGCCATCACATTGCAAAGCTCGATCCTCTCGGCATTAGTTGTGTAAATTTTGATGATGCGCCTGTAACTGTTTCTCCAAACGTCG GATTTTACGGGCTGGATGAGTCCGACCTCGACAAGGTCTTCCATTTGCCCACAACCACCTTCATCGGAGGAAATGAGTCGGCTCTTCCGCTGCGGGAGATCATCCGCCGCCTGGAG ATGGCCTACTGCCAGCACATCGGCGTGGAGTTCATGTTCATCAACGACCTGGAGCAGTGCCAGTGGATCCGGCAGAAGTTCGAGACCCCGGGGATCATGCAGTTCAGCAACGAGGAGAAGCGAACGCTGCTGGCACGCCTGGTCCGCTCCACCAG GTTTGAGGAGTTCCTCCATCGGAAATGGTCTTCGGAGAAGCGTTTCGGTCTGGAGGGCTGCGAAGTGCTGATCCCAGCCTTAAAGACCATCATTGATAAGTCGAGTGAGAAGGGAGTGGATTATGTGATCATGGGGATGCCCCACAG AGGGCGCCTGAACGTCCTTGCCAACGTGATCAGGAAGGAGCTGGagcagatcttctgccagtttGACTCCAAGCTGGAGGCTGCCGACGAG GGCTCCGGTGACGTCAAATACCACCTGGGGATGTACCACCGCAGGATCAACCGCGTCACCGACAGGAACATCACCCTGTCCCTGGTGGCCAACCCCTCCCACCTGGAGGCGGCTGACCCCGTGGTCCAAGGCAAGACCAAAGCGGAGCAGTTCTACTGCGGGGACACGGAGGGGAAGAAG GTGATGTCCATCCTCCTGCACGGCGACGCAGCATTTGCAGGGCAGGGGATCGTGTACGAGACGTTCCACCTGAGCGACCTGCCCTCCTACACCACGCACGGCACCGTGCACGTCGTGGTCAACAACCAG ATTGGTTTCACCACTGACCCACGCATGGCCCGCTCCTCTCCGTACCCCACCGACGTCGCCCGCGTGGTCAACGCTCCCATCTTCCATGTCAACGCCGATGACCCCGAGGCTGTGGTTTATGTGTGCAATGTGGCAGCAGAGTGGCGAAGCACTTTCCATAAGGACGTGGTGGTGGATTTG GTGTGCTATAGGCGCAACGGGCACAACGAGATGGACGAGCCCATGTTCACGCAGCCCCTGATGTACAAACAGATCCGGAAGCAGAAGCCAGTGCTGCAGAAATACGCCGAGCTCCTGATTTCACAGGGGGTTGTAAATCAGCCAGAGTACGAG GAGGAAATCGCCAAGTATGATAAGATCTGTGAGGAGGCCCATGCAAGATCCAAGGATGAAAAGATCTTGCACATCAAGCACTGGCTGGACTCCCCCTGGCCTG GTTTCTTCACTCTGGATGGCCAACCCCGCAGCATGAGCTGCCCCTCCACCGGGCTGAACGAGGAGGACCTGACGCACATCGGCCAAGTGGCCAGCTCTGTGCCTGTGGAGGACTTCACCATCCACGGAG GCCTGAGCCGAATCCTGAAGACCCGCGGGGAGATGGTGAAGAACAGGACTGTGGATTGGGCGCTGGCTGAGTACATGGCGTTCGGCTCCCTGCTGAAGGAGGGCATCCACATCCGCCTGAGCGGGCAGGACGTCGAGAGGGGCACCTTCAG CCATCGCCACCACGTGCTGCACGACCAGAACGTGGACAAGAGGACCTGCATCCCCATGAACCACCTGTGGCCCAACCAGGCTCCCTACACCGTCtgcaacagctctctgtctgaGTACGGCGTCCTGG GCTTTGAGCTGGGCTTTGCCATGGCCAGCCCCAATGCCCTGGTGCTCTGGGAAGCCCAATTTGGGGACTTCCACAACACCGCCCAGTGCATCATTGACCAGTTCATCTGCCCCGGCCAAGCCAAGTGGGTCAGGCAGAACGGCATCGTCCTGCTGCTCCCCCACGGCATGGAGGGCATG GGCCCTGAGCACTCATCTGCCCGTCCGGAGCGGTTCCTGCAGATGTGCAACGACGACCCTGACGTCTTCCCT AAGCTGGACGACTTCGACGTGCGCCAGCTGTACGACTGCAACTGGATCGTCGTCAACTGCTCCACTCCAGCCAACTTCTTCCACGTCCTGCGGCGTCAGATCCTCCTGCCCTTCCGCAAACCG CTGATCATCTTCACTCCAAAGTCGCTGCTGCGTCACCCCGAAGCGCGCTCCAGCTTCGATGACATGCTGCCAG GCACCAATTTCCTCCGGGTCATCCCCGACAGCGGCCCCGCAGCGCAGAACCCTCAGAGCGTCCGCCGGCTGCTGTTCTGTACCGGGAAGGTTTACTACGACCTGACACGGGAGCGCAAGGCCCGCAACATGGAGGCAGACGTGGCCATCACCAGGGTGGAGCAG CTGTCGCCGTTCCCCTTCGACCTCCTGCAGAAGGAAGCTCAGAAATACCCCAATGCCGAGCTGGTGTGGTGCCAGGAGGAGCACAAGAACCAGGGCTACTACGACTACGTCAAACCGCGCCTGCGCACCACCATCAACCGCGCCAAGCCCGTGTG GTACGCAGGCCGGGAGCCGGCAGCTGCCCCCGCCACCGGCAACAAGAAGACTCACCTGACGGAGCTGCAGCGGCTGCTCGACACCGCCTTCAACCTGGACGCCTTCAAGGACCTGGCCTGA